A genomic segment from Lignipirellula cremea encodes:
- a CDS encoding proton-conducting transporter transmembrane domain-containing protein — translation MVWFYACLAAGPAILLLSAAAIPVLWKSSPRFVQRSSSTLLFAALGLASAAAGFLCWKGAIDQVFCGALWPVPLNVGVYFDSLSAVMTVLISFIGLIITRYSARYMNGEATQGRFLRWTAFTLGSLLLMVVSRNLVMFTAAWMLASFGLHRLLTHYPDRPWAIWAARKKFLVSRLGDVFLLSALVLTYYAFGTFDYVSIFAATSITEAGSLSVYSPIGWIGAIYVLAAMTKSAQFPFHGWLPDTMEAPTPVSAMMHAGVINAGGFLVIRLSPLVSLSPGALDLLALVGGFTALFGGVVMMTQTSIKRSLAYSTIAQMGFMMLQCGLGAYSAALLHIVAHSLYKAHAFLSSGSVLESAARTRTKISTTPSGRAGLFSLPPAIAVSLGIFCSFSWLFGFDLATKPGAAVLGLILTLALTELLWRSLAPGSFRVALQGFAWAIIVGGGYFGAFTLMDRVLSHSVSHSIATPSVFDLLVLGAVGVGFVGVFVLQTSAGRLLRRPAFQTLYVHAMNGFYLDIPARQLAAFCWGRSVPTP, via the coding sequence ATGGTTTGGTTTTATGCGTGCCTGGCTGCAGGGCCGGCGATCCTTTTATTGTCCGCCGCGGCGATTCCCGTTCTCTGGAAGAGTTCTCCCCGTTTCGTACAGCGATCCTCGTCGACACTGCTATTCGCCGCCCTGGGCCTGGCTTCGGCGGCCGCGGGTTTCCTTTGCTGGAAGGGAGCAATCGACCAGGTTTTCTGCGGCGCCCTGTGGCCTGTGCCGCTCAACGTGGGGGTCTATTTTGACAGCCTGTCGGCTGTGATGACGGTATTGATCAGCTTCATCGGTCTGATCATTACACGGTATTCGGCTCGCTACATGAACGGTGAAGCGACACAAGGGCGGTTCCTGCGATGGACGGCGTTCACCCTGGGTTCGTTGCTATTGATGGTCGTCTCCCGCAATCTGGTGATGTTCACCGCTGCCTGGATGTTAGCGAGTTTCGGATTGCACCGGTTGTTGACGCACTATCCCGATCGTCCCTGGGCGATCTGGGCGGCACGCAAAAAGTTCCTGGTCAGTCGCCTGGGCGACGTCTTTTTGCTTTCGGCACTGGTGTTGACGTACTACGCCTTTGGGACTTTTGACTATGTCTCGATCTTTGCCGCGACATCCATCACGGAGGCAGGATCACTAAGCGTTTATTCGCCGATCGGATGGATTGGTGCAATTTACGTTCTGGCCGCCATGACGAAATCGGCCCAGTTCCCCTTCCATGGCTGGCTTCCCGACACGATGGAGGCCCCCACGCCCGTTTCCGCCATGATGCATGCGGGCGTAATTAATGCCGGCGGCTTCCTGGTAATTCGTTTGAGCCCGCTCGTCTCGCTGTCTCCAGGCGCCCTTGATCTGCTCGCTCTGGTGGGCGGTTTTACCGCCCTGTTCGGCGGCGTGGTGATGATGACGCAGACCAGTATCAAACGTTCGCTTGCCTATTCTACGATCGCCCAGATGGGGTTCATGATGTTGCAATGCGGCCTGGGGGCCTACTCGGCCGCGTTGCTCCATATTGTGGCCCATTCTCTTTACAAGGCGCATGCCTTTCTGAGTTCGGGGAGCGTGCTTGAATCAGCGGCCCGAACCAGAACCAAAATCTCGACGACGCCAAGCGGTCGCGCAGGTCTCTTCAGCTTGCCGCCGGCGATCGCCGTTAGCCTGGGCATATTCTGCAGCTTCTCCTGGCTGTTCGGTTTCGACCTGGCGACCAAGCCGGGAGCCGCCGTTCTCGGTCTGATATTGACGCTTGCCCTCACCGAATTGCTCTGGCGATCTCTTGCTCCCGGATCGTTTCGGGTGGCTCTGCAGGGATTCGCCTGGGCGATCATTGTCGGCGGCGGATACTTTGGCGCCTTTACCCTGATGGACCGCGTACTCAGTCATTCCGTCTCGCATAGCATCGCGACGCCTTCCGTTTTCGATCTCTTGGTTTTGGGAGCCGTCGGCGTCGGATTCGTCGGGGTGTTTGTCCTCCAGACGTCTGCCGGACGGCTCTTGCGACGACCAGCCTTTCAGACGCTTTACGTGCATGCCATGAACGGTTTCTACCTGGACATTCCTGCTCGCCAGCTGGCGGCGTTTTGCTGGGGACGCTCGGTTCCGACGCCCTGA
- a CDS encoding helix-turn-helix transcriptional regulator: MKKTRTHKKSGRSKSTAAESPQKKSGDAAPAETAALTAAQRPEAASSRWTFLTNHSHVLILLSRNPSIVLREVAAMVGITERAVQRIIADLEEGGFLEREKIGRQNHYRILANQNLRHPIEGHRTIGDLLELIENTP, from the coding sequence ATGAAAAAAACGCGAACCCACAAGAAATCCGGTCGCTCAAAATCCACCGCCGCGGAATCCCCCCAGAAGAAATCGGGCGACGCTGCGCCAGCCGAGACCGCCGCTTTGACAGCTGCGCAGCGTCCCGAAGCGGCTAGTAGCCGCTGGACCTTTTTGACCAATCATTCGCACGTATTGATTCTGCTCTCGCGAAATCCCTCGATCGTCCTTCGCGAGGTCGCTGCCATGGTCGGAATCACCGAACGCGCCGTGCAGCGCATCATCGCCGACTTGGAAGAAGGGGGCTTTCTCGAACGCGAAAAGATCGGGCGGCAAAATCATTACCGCATTCTCGCCAATCAAAATCTGCGGCACCCCATCGAAGGACACCGCACGATCGGCGATTTGCTGGAGCTCATCGAAAACACGCCCTAG
- a CDS encoding TolC family protein — protein sequence MARTYRSAEYFDRTINAARGKLNQLSAKRQFVLDKTAAAVQDAASAMSTAAGRIQRAETNVRLAKETLELGRLQFDAGDINLVELNIYEKSVTESQLSLIEAQFDYFAAQADYRAALSLDPLAE from the coding sequence ATAGCCCGCACTTATCGTTCGGCCGAATATTTTGACCGTACGATCAACGCGGCCCGCGGCAAACTAAATCAACTAAGCGCCAAACGTCAATTCGTTCTCGACAAGACGGCCGCGGCGGTTCAGGACGCCGCCTCCGCCATGTCAACCGCGGCCGGGCGGATTCAGCGTGCGGAAACAAACGTGAGGTTGGCGAAAGAAACGCTTGAACTGGGGCGCCTGCAATTCGACGCCGGAGACATCAATCTGGTGGAATTGAACATCTATGAGAAGTCCGTCACGGAGTCGCAACTGTCTCTGATTGAAGCTCAGTTCGATTACTTCGCCGCCCAGGCGGACTACCGCGCGGCCCTCTCGCTCGATCCTCTGGCCGAATAG